Within bacterium, the genomic segment CATCGGGATCAACGCCGACACGGAGGTGGGGGTGGCGCGCGTGCGCACCTTCATGGCGCGCTTCGAGGAGTTCGAGAAGCGCAAGGTCAACTACCCGGTCATCTTCGACGAGAACGGCGCGATCTCCAAGCTCCTCGGCGTGGGCTTCCTCCCGACCGTCCTCTCCGTGAACCTCAAGGGCCAGGTCGAGAAGATCTTCATGGGCTTCGAGGAGAAGAGCGAGCAGGAGATCTTCACCGGCATCAAGCGCCTGCTGCCGCTGGAAGGGGAGCAGCCGCCCGAGGCGGAGAACGTCACGGTCTTCTCGGTCGAGGCCGTCGTCCCGCTCTGCGGGTTCTACGACAGCCGCGGCTGGAAGGGGAGCTTCCAGCAGAACTACGACCTCTCCAAGGAGCTCGAGCGCATCGCCGAGGTCGCCCGGCGCAAGGCGCTGAAGCTGGGGCTGCGCGAGGCGCTCGCCTCGCTCGGCGTGAGCCTGCTGCACGGCACGGACGACGATGGGTGCTTCACCCGGCTGGGCGTGAGGCTCGCCGACGACCCCTTCGCCATCCCGGACAACCTCACCAACCTGCTCGCGGCGCTGCCGGTCGACCGGCTGGCGAAGGTGGTGGAGTCCCAGGAAGACTACCTCGACGGCGAGTACCACGTGGTGGAACGGGTGGCCGTCACGATGGACGATCTCAAGTCCGAGCTGGAGAAGGCCAAGGTGTCGCTCACCTCGCGGACCATCACCTTCTCGGCGGTGAACCTGCGGCGGACCGACCAGGCCCGCTTCGAGCAGGCGCTGCTGCGCCAGTCGCGCTACGTCGGCTTCGCGAGCTACCCGACCTACTCGATCTACACCACCACCGAGGCCTTCGCCGAGGAGGTGCGGCGCATGGACTTCGGCGGGGTCAAGCTCTTCGTCGAAGAGGCCGAGGGCGACCGCATCGAGGTCGAGGCCTGGAAGTAGGCGGCGCCGCCGCCGGGCCTTCCGGCCGCCCGGCGTTTGTGGTATAAGGATCGTCCTGCCGTCCGGCG encodes:
- a CDS encoding TlpA disulfide reductase family protein, with amino-acid sequence MRTLVAAVVAAAVLAAGAGSGAAAVRDLNTIKEGDTIPAVKGRSVSGDEIDVGALIGKRVIVLAFWSIYCKPCVEEISSLIRLQEQLGGDKLEVIGINADTEVGVARVRTFMARFEEFEKRKVNYPVIFDENGAISKLLGVGFLPTVLSVNLKGQVEKIFMGFEEKSEQEIFTGIKRLLPLEGEQPPEAENVTVFSVEAVVPLCGFYDSRGWKGSFQQNYDLSKELERIAEVARRKALKLGLREALASLGVSLLHGTDDDGCFTRLGVRLADDPFAIPDNLTNLLAALPVDRLAKVVESQEDYLDGEYHVVERVAVTMDDLKSELEKAKVSLTSRTITFSAVNLRRTDQARFEQALLRQSRYVGFASYPTYSIYTTTEAFAEEVRRMDFGGVKLFVEEAEGDRIEVEAWK